One segment of Meriones unguiculatus strain TT.TT164.6M chromosome X, Bangor_MerUng_6.1, whole genome shotgun sequence DNA contains the following:
- the LOC110544922 gene encoding PWWP domain-containing DNA repair factor 4-like, producing MNSAEYVLCGWKGQLWPARVLSRPRTSAHSKRRGAPFLEVQILPMGEKTRVRSTKARPLTKSEIVNLASMAGQESQGNGSPKQTRAYRRALKVALDILGEGGCLQGGRKGGQRTSTRTAPQKVPKEQANSKRRPRFRLRVRLCFQKQNQKGQELSQRSPGKQRQSLCPALPMGSQKVPTVKGGKAQAHTAVGPPHFEMKQNVLRGLRVRLRHPTPEGNSGGNAWRKKLKTSKPTSLTAPASTQSVQAKKEQQVASGSLRCIWSSPKALKQQARFADIHTQATGVQRKTAIPENKEDHGPGTLKPAANWASAACMPPVQRLRRSFRIASRKRKIHVLSPHCRVPEQEPCAHSKVTKTRFKNRGSNIQEAGQAAKVASAQQQNTIERGMLVWFKFQDLPFWPAVVKSVSQNDKMARVLLMEANMQFEHKGVCVPLQKLKHLDCGEKISLIRRASRVYSQGISWCLTVIDHYREGLASGAYLGSFMDYYTAQVSYPLRRAVQQGDLHIDFPKVSYVDLEDWEEETAPGGKGPLKKLLPDRMRAAWDRANQKLVDFIVKRKGADQHLREIVQGRKPSRWVDNLWKSRGEVVCIETYLEDDDQLHLVARHLQEICKEADEALLSLTRGDKVRFTMEVLLPEAIICSIAALDELSYKEAEEKYLHGPPVHYREKELFEKNLLKAARKRSAASTWAARAPHAPIP from the coding sequence ATGAACTCTGCAGAGTATGTGCTGTGTGGCTGGAAGGGTCAGCTGTGGCCTGCAAGGGTGTTGTCCAGACCCAGGACATCAGCCCATAGTAAGAGGAGAGGGGCACCTTTCCTGGAGGTGCAAATCTTGCCTATGGGGGAGAAGACAAGAGTGAGGAGCACCAAAGCAAGGCCACTAACCAAGTCTGAAATTGTGAACCTTGCCTCCATGGCAGGGCAGGAGTCACAGGGCAATGGCTCACCAAAGCAGACCAGAGCATACAGAAGAGCCCTCAAGGTGGCTCTCGATatcctgggggagggaggctgtttgCAAGGTGGAAGGAAAGGTGGCCAAAGAACCAGCACAAGAACAGCTCCTCAAAAGGTtccaaaagagcaggccaactccAAACGACGTCCTCGCTTTCGGCTGCGTGTGCGCCTGTGCTtccaaaagcaaaaccagaaaggcCAAGAGCTCTCCCAGAGGAGTCCTGGAAAGCAGCGACAATCCCTGTGTCCTGCGTTGCCAATGGGCTCACAGAAAGTGCCCACAGTGAAAGGTGGAAAAGCCCAGGCACACACTGCTGTTGGGCCTCCACACTTTGAGATGAAACAGAATGTCCTAAGAGGCCTCAGAGTACGACTACGTCACCCAACGCCTGAAGGAAATTCTGGTGGTAATGCATGGAGGAAAAAGCTGaagacctccaagcccacatctTTGACTGCCCCGGCCTCCACACAGAGTGTCCAGGCTAAGAAAGAGCAGCAGGTTGCCTCTGGGTCACTGAGGTGCATCTGGTCCTCGCCCAAAGCCCTCAAGCAACAAGCACGTTTTGCTGACATACACACCCAGGCTACTGGAGTCCAAAGGAAGACTGCCATCCCtgagaacaaggaggaccatggCCCGGGCACCCTGAAACCAGCTGCAAACTGGGCATCGGCAGCTTGCATGCCTCCAGTCCAGAGGTTGCGAAGATCTTTCCGCATTGCTAGCAGGAAAAGGAAGATCCATGTGCTGAGTCCACATTGTAGGGTGCCAGAACAGGAACCTTGTGCTCACTCAAAGGTGACTAAGACCAGGTTCAAGAACCGGGGTTCCAATATTCAAGAAGCAGGCCAAGCTGCCAAGGTGGCTTCTGCCCAGCAACAGAATACCATTGAACGAGGAATGTTGGTCTGGTTCAAATTTCAAGACCTTCCTTTCTGGCCAGCAGTGGTAAAGAGTGTCAGCCAAAATGACAAGATGGCGAGGGTGCTGTTGATGGAAGCTAACATGCAGTTTGAGCACAAGGGTGTCTGTGTCCCTCTCCAGAAGTTGAAACATCTGGACTGTGGAGAAAAAATATCACTCATAAGAAGAGCCAGCAGAGTGTACAGCCAGGGCATCAGCTGGTGCCTCACAGTGATCGACCACTACAGAGAGGGCCTGGCCAGTGGCGCCTACCTGGGCTCCTTTATGGACTATTATACCGCCCAAGTCAGTTACCCGCTAAGGAGGGCCGTCCAGCAAGGAGACCTGCACATTGATTTCCCTAAGGTGAGCTATGTAGACCTGGAAGATTGGGAAGAGGAGACTGCCCCGGGTGGGAAAGGGCCCCTCAAGAAACTTCTGCCTGACCGTATGAGGGCTGCTTGGGACAGAGCCAACCAGAAGCTCGTGGACTTCATAGTGAAGAGAAAGGGGGCCGACCAGCACCTGCGGGAGATTGTGCAGGGCAGAAAACCGTCCAGGTGGGTGGACAATCTTTGGAAATCAAGGGGGGAAGTCGTCTGTATTGAGACCTACCTGGAGGATGATGACCAGTTGCATCTTGTGGCCAGGCATTTGCAAGAAATATGCAAGGAAGCAGATGAGGCTCTGCTCTCCCTGACTAGAGGAGATAAAGTGCGGTTTACCATGGAGGTTCTTCTTCCAGAAGCAATCATCTGCTCCATCGCTGCCCTGGATGAGCTCAGCTAcaaagaagcagaagagaagtaCCTGCATGGCCCACCAGTGCACTACCGTGAGAAAGAGCTCTTTGAAAAGAACCTCTTAAAGGCAGCCCGGAAGAGGTCAGCAGCCAGTACTTGGGCTGCCAGGGCCCCTCATGCACCCATTCCTTAG